A portion of the Phycisphaerales bacterium genome contains these proteins:
- a CDS encoding VCBS repeat-containing protein: MLTRLDDPCLRLVAGLAASIAACVPAHGQLRFTDATARVGLEDAEGPISAAHVCATDLNGDGFDDVVIDRQRVFLNVAGDDGGRVFQEVLASGLPVHRRGDIIVFADLDNDGRRDAIIARSLDVNNEQFTPPEEGTPGALAWLRGNGDGTFGQPIGSFTEIPEATAGTTASMALGDVNVDGRLDIVLGQWYTNYGAGYEGYANDVLLQRADGSFERMPLPVDGVAFDPETDAGGRPTYGVLVAHVLGDGAPGNHPQILELNYGRRWNRLWMLDDDDAWRDVAPRVKLDGDAIRHGRHPDWLKERAKADPRFDRDDEPPFRANGNTFDASIGDVDGDGAFDVLLAEITHGWAGESSDPTRVLLRRDGVAGPMFVTDESLSLDRSPSDPSVQSWNQGDIYGALADFDLDGRLDVLVCSSDYPDNQRLRIWRQQDDGSLIDVTSWIGIDHIGAGQPALLDFDGDGDLDILVGQGFNRLGAAQRAGRSPRVRLFENRAADSLGRTAVVLRLVGGPESGVNRDAIGAVVRATVELDGKPKMLTRQVVGPGGHQGKQGTIAVHLPAGPEGVSHVEISWPNRAGTKTILRDVAPGWHTVSFESDR, from the coding sequence ATGCTCACCAGACTGGATGATCCCTGCCTGAGACTTGTCGCGGGCCTGGCGGCGTCGATCGCCGCCTGTGTGCCCGCCCACGGCCAGCTTCGGTTCACGGATGCGACTGCACGCGTCGGCCTGGAAGACGCCGAGGGACCGATCAGCGCCGCCCACGTGTGCGCTACGGACCTGAACGGCGATGGGTTTGACGACGTGGTGATCGACCGCCAGCGCGTGTTCCTGAACGTTGCGGGCGACGATGGCGGGCGCGTGTTCCAGGAGGTTCTGGCAAGCGGCTTGCCGGTGCATCGGCGCGGCGACATCATCGTCTTTGCGGACCTGGACAATGACGGGCGCCGCGACGCCATCATCGCGCGTTCGCTGGACGTCAACAACGAGCAGTTCACCCCGCCCGAAGAAGGGACACCCGGAGCACTCGCATGGCTGCGAGGCAACGGTGACGGGACGTTCGGCCAGCCGATTGGTTCGTTCACGGAGATCCCAGAGGCGACCGCCGGTACGACGGCGTCGATGGCCTTGGGCGACGTAAACGTCGATGGCCGACTCGACATCGTGCTGGGCCAGTGGTACACGAATTATGGAGCGGGCTACGAGGGCTACGCGAACGACGTCCTGCTTCAGCGGGCTGACGGGTCCTTCGAGCGGATGCCTCTGCCAGTCGATGGCGTGGCGTTCGACCCTGAAACAGACGCGGGCGGGCGACCGACGTACGGCGTGCTCGTCGCCCATGTCTTGGGGGACGGCGCTCCGGGCAATCATCCTCAGATCCTGGAACTGAATTATGGTCGGCGCTGGAATCGACTATGGATGCTCGATGACGACGACGCATGGCGTGACGTCGCGCCACGGGTGAAGCTCGACGGCGACGCCATCCGCCACGGGCGTCACCCGGACTGGTTGAAGGAACGCGCCAAGGCCGATCCGCGGTTCGATCGCGATGATGAGCCGCCATTTCGGGCGAACGGCAATACGTTCGACGCTTCGATCGGAGACGTCGACGGCGACGGAGCGTTCGACGTGCTCCTGGCCGAGATTACGCACGGCTGGGCGGGCGAGAGCAGCGATCCGACGCGCGTGCTCCTCCGGCGCGATGGCGTGGCGGGTCCCATGTTCGTTACCGACGAGTCGTTGTCGCTTGATCGATCGCCCTCGGATCCGAGCGTGCAGAGTTGGAACCAGGGCGATATCTATGGCGCACTTGCCGACTTCGATCTGGACGGCCGGCTCGACGTCCTGGTGTGCTCGAGCGACTACCCCGACAATCAGCGCCTCCGCATCTGGCGGCAGCAGGACGACGGCTCGCTGATCGACGTGACCAGTTGGATCGGTATCGATCACATCGGCGCCGGGCAGCCGGCGCTGTTGGACTTTGATGGCGATGGCGATCTCGACATCCTGGTCGGCCAAGGCTTCAACAGGCTTGGCGCCGCCCAGCGAGCCGGGCGATCGCCGCGCGTTCGCCTGTTCGAGAATCGCGCGGCTGACTCACTCGGCCGAACGGCGGTCGTCCTGCGGCTGGTGGGCGGGCCGGAATCGGGCGTGAATCGTGACGCGATTGGCGCCGTCGTACGGGCCACGGTCGAACTTGACGGCAAGCCGAAGATGCTCACGAGGCAGGTGGTGGGCCCGGGCGGACACCAGGGCAAGCAGGGCACGATCGCCGTGCACCTGCCCGCCGGCCCCGAGGGCGTGAGCCACGTCGAGATCAGCTGGCCGAACCGGGCCGGGACGAAGACCATCCTTCGCGACGTCGCTCCCGGCTGGCACACGGTGTCGTTCGAAAGCGACCGCTAG
- a CDS encoding type II secretion system protein, which produces MPVSRPKSGNLRCRAFTLVEILIVVVILGILAAIVMPQAANAMGNTQQTAFVREIQLFTDAAVIHRSRTGTWIGDGGSGTIPAGFEDFIDPQSWENGTPIGGSWDSEARPDYDITLGIGVHFQDAATRKDAAYMTEVDALFDDGDLTTGGFQQFAADRFYFIVEF; this is translated from the coding sequence ATGCCCGTGAGCCGACCCAAGTCCGGGAATCTTCGTTGTCGAGCGTTTACGCTCGTGGAGATCCTCATCGTCGTGGTCATCCTCGGCATCCTCGCGGCGATCGTGATGCCACAGGCGGCCAATGCCATGGGCAACACCCAGCAGACGGCCTTCGTGCGAGAGATCCAACTCTTTACCGATGCCGCCGTCATCCATCGCTCCCGGACGGGCACGTGGATCGGCGACGGGGGCTCGGGCACCATCCCTGCCGGATTCGAGGACTTCATCGATCCGCAATCCTGGGAGAATGGCACCCCGATCGGCGGCTCGTGGGACAGCGAGGCACGCCCGGACTACGACATCACGCTGGGCATCGGCGTCCACTTCCAGGATGCGGCGACCCGGAAGGACGCCGCCTACATGACCGAGGTCGACGCACTCTTCGACGATGGAGACCTGACCACGGGCGGCTTCCAACAGTTCGCGGCCGATCGCTTCTACTTCATCGTGGAATTCTGA
- a CDS encoding transcriptional repressor, protein MTRDTRQRRAIRSVFDDADGPLGPQEVLDRAQQDVPGIGLATVYRTIKLMLEDEELTTVELPGEPARYEPADRNASHHHFFKCDACGRVYEVRGCVNNPAGLAPDGFRVSRHEIVLYGTCAACA, encoded by the coding sequence ATGACCAGAGACACACGCCAGCGCCGGGCCATCCGCTCGGTCTTCGATGATGCGGACGGACCGCTGGGCCCCCAGGAAGTGCTCGACAGGGCGCAGCAGGACGTTCCGGGCATCGGTCTGGCCACCGTGTATCGCACGATCAAGCTGATGCTCGAAGACGAGGAACTGACCACCGTCGAGTTGCCCGGCGAGCCCGCTCGCTATGAGCCGGCCGACCGAAACGCCAGCCACCACCACTTCTTCAAGTGCGATGCGTGCGGGCGCGTCTACGAGGTCCGCGGTTGCGTGAACAACCCCGCGGGGCTTGCTCCCGATGGGTTCCGGGTTTCCCGGCATGAGATCGTGCTCTATGGCACTTGTGCCGCCTGCGCATAG
- a CDS encoding tetratricopeptide repeat protein, translating into MSDWIDAEAHVERAHDLYEAGRWAEAAAALREAIALNPYQPDWLFNLGVALEADGRYDEAASAFGESYQLRSGDFNAAMAAGVNLVRAGKVRQALAWFDKAESAEPGETYPAIARIEAHAELGDHDEAELAFYMLQQRKPDCAEAYSAIAASLLARGLHDRAVWCLREAARLDPELPGVQAKLAEAYWQTGRHERARQLFLIELREDPGDVGVLMNLGRLLVEMRRLDEAREKFGRVLELEPDHAEAHAELGFLHEKRGEPAKAVVHLDVARRLEPDNGRVTRRLARLLLASAKTEDRQRTIELLEAEVERLRRAAEVQGDDESQADGAALAELGELLIDAGGQAQAIRVLSRAVRMRPSDARLWHWLGLAHFHAGDRASGIDATREAVRLDPRFVPAMHNIALALLREGQWSRARYWIRQGLSIEPEDASLRRLDVQLKLHRLGWSLHWLASVWLLRRRPAPRA; encoded by the coding sequence ATGAGCGATTGGATCGACGCCGAGGCCCACGTTGAACGGGCCCACGATCTCTACGAAGCCGGCCGATGGGCTGAGGCTGCCGCTGCGCTCCGCGAAGCCATCGCCCTGAATCCGTACCAGCCCGACTGGCTGTTCAACCTCGGGGTGGCGCTTGAGGCCGACGGCCGCTACGACGAGGCCGCCTCGGCCTTCGGCGAGAGCTACCAACTCCGCTCGGGAGACTTCAACGCCGCCATGGCCGCCGGGGTGAACCTGGTGCGGGCCGGCAAGGTCCGCCAGGCCCTTGCCTGGTTCGACAAGGCCGAGTCCGCCGAGCCGGGCGAGACGTACCCCGCCATCGCGCGCATCGAAGCGCACGCCGAACTGGGTGATCACGACGAGGCCGAACTGGCCTTTTACATGCTCCAGCAGCGCAAGCCGGATTGCGCCGAGGCGTATTCGGCCATCGCGGCGAGCTTGCTTGCCCGAGGGCTGCATGATCGCGCGGTCTGGTGCTTGCGCGAGGCCGCACGCCTCGATCCCGAACTGCCTGGCGTCCAGGCGAAGCTGGCCGAGGCCTATTGGCAGACGGGTCGCCACGAGCGTGCCCGCCAGTTGTTCCTCATCGAGCTGCGGGAGGATCCCGGCGACGTAGGGGTCTTGATGAACCTCGGGCGGCTCCTGGTCGAAATGCGACGCCTGGACGAGGCCCGTGAGAAGTTCGGTCGCGTGCTCGAACTCGAGCCCGACCACGCCGAGGCGCACGCGGAACTGGGCTTCCTCCACGAGAAGCGTGGTGAGCCCGCCAAGGCGGTGGTGCACCTTGATGTCGCCCGCCGGCTCGAACCAGACAACGGCCGCGTCACGCGCCGGCTGGCGCGGCTGCTCCTGGCGTCGGCCAAGACCGAAGATCGCCAGCGCACCATCGAGTTGCTCGAAGCCGAGGTCGAGCGCTTGCGTCGTGCGGCCGAGGTCCAGGGCGATGACGAGTCTCAGGCAGACGGCGCCGCTCTTGCCGAATTGGGCGAACTGCTCATCGACGCCGGCGGCCAGGCGCAGGCCATCCGCGTGCTGAGCCGGGCGGTTCGCATGCGTCCCAGTGATGCCCGCCTGTGGCACTGGCTCGGGTTGGCCCACTTCCACGCCGGCGACCGGGCATCAGGCATCGACGCCACCCGAGAGGCCGTGCGCCTCGACCCGCGCTTCGTGCCGGCGATGCACAACATCGCGCTGGCATTGCTGCGAGAAGGCCAGTGGTCGCGTGCCCGCTACTGGATCCGCCAAGGCCTTTCGATCGAGCCCGAAGACGCCTCGCTGCGTCGCCTAGACGTGCAACTGAAGCTGCATCGCCTGGGCTGGAGCTTGCACTGGCTCGCGTCGGTCTGGCTGCTGCGGCGCCGGCCTGCACCGCGAGCCTGA
- a CDS encoding aminotransferase class V-fold PLP-dependent enzyme: MPDSIDAGTTPTRLYLDNAATSFPKAPGVYEAMARYGAEIGASPGRGGYREARQGAAVLGECRRLIARLINAEDPDRVIFTLNTTDALNLAIKGLVFQRLRTDADARIHVVTTAMDHNSVLRPLNALRAMLPGLFRWTRVPVDARGIVDPEAIEAALTDETALVAVVHASNATGAIQPIADIGARCRARGVPFLVDAAQSVGHLPVDVRRDAVDLLAFPGHKGLLGPLGTGGLHIGPGMEEKLDTLREGGTGSRSERDTQPTEMPDRYEPGSHNTVGIAGLIAGVRFVLDRRIDSIRTHEVALIERFIAGLDEIPGVRLVGPRDPADRVAVFSLIFEGVEPDEAAAMLEREHGLLVRAGLHCAPGAHESMGTTPLGGTVRVSFGPFTRPADVERALAGIAQVAPVAASG; this comes from the coding sequence ATGCCTGATTCGATCGATGCCGGAACCACCCCCACGCGCCTGTACCTGGACAACGCCGCGACGAGCTTCCCCAAGGCCCCGGGCGTGTACGAGGCCATGGCCCGCTATGGCGCCGAGATCGGGGCCTCGCCGGGCCGCGGCGGCTATCGCGAGGCCCGGCAGGGCGCCGCCGTGCTGGGCGAATGCCGGCGGCTGATCGCCCGCCTGATCAACGCCGAGGATCCCGACCGCGTCATCTTTACGCTGAACACGACCGACGCCCTGAATCTGGCCATCAAGGGCCTGGTGTTCCAGAGGCTGCGCACCGATGCCGACGCCCGGATCCACGTGGTGACCACCGCGATGGACCACAACTCGGTGCTGCGGCCGCTCAATGCCCTTAGGGCCATGCTGCCGGGGCTCTTCCGCTGGACGCGCGTGCCCGTGGATGCGCGCGGCATCGTCGATCCCGAGGCCATCGAGGCGGCCCTGACCGACGAAACCGCCCTCGTGGCGGTGGTGCACGCGAGCAACGCCACCGGCGCGATCCAGCCCATCGCCGACATCGGCGCACGCTGCCGAGCCCGTGGCGTTCCGTTCCTGGTCGATGCCGCCCAGAGCGTCGGGCACCTTCCGGTTGACGTTCGCCGCGACGCGGTGGACCTGCTGGCCTTTCCCGGACACAAGGGCCTTCTTGGGCCGCTTGGGACCGGCGGCCTGCACATCGGACCGGGCATGGAAGAGAAGCTGGACACCCTGCGCGAGGGCGGCACCGGATCTCGCAGCGAACGCGATACCCAGCCCACCGAAATGCCCGACCGCTACGAACCGGGGTCGCATAACACCGTGGGCATCGCGGGCCTCATCGCCGGCGTGCGATTCGTGCTCGACCGCCGCATCGACTCGATCCGTACCCACGAAGTGGCGCTCATCGAACGGTTTATTGCGGGTCTGGACGAGATCCCCGGCGTGCGGTTGGTCGGGCCACGCGATCCGGCCGACCGCGTCGCGGTGTTCAGCTTGATCTTCGAGGGCGTCGAGCCCGATGAAGCCGCCGCCATGCTGGAGCGTGAGCACGGCCTGCTGGTACGTGCGGGCCTGCACTGCGCACCGGGGGCTCACGAGTCGATGGGCACCACGCCCCTTGGCGGCACGGTGCGTGTGAGCTTCGGACCGTTTACGAGGCCGGCAGACGTGGAGCGCGCCCTGGCAGGGATCGCGCAGGTTGCGCCCGTTGCGGCGTCTGGCTGA
- a CDS encoding PRC-barrel domain-containing protein → MTFRNTRNTALITAAAAGLALSITGLATVQAQDSNRGYQQADREQQQDRTYVFQSAEKILGEPLTNRQGDELATIEDMIVDRGTGRIEAVVIREGGFLGFGGTHVSVPFEAFFVDATNMNLSLNASEDMLEGEDKVLPKGWHRLEDGWERNLSTLAESQRVLRQKLPAADADAETKTMSGTIEKVDRVDLGEGRHWMRVRIGDGSGQQGNQGRDGNQAQETGNWVVLGPAWYTTGGKGAPVRGQRIEVEAFQGYDGKMFAKTATLDGEQVTYRNDKLEPAWTNRMMRSDSERSPGPMVLISDVIDENVIWGRSDDEVGEVSDAYLELTTGHVAVLAIETDGDWWGQDVGPRAIPFGIARVGEDAITLDASREMLGGAQVLPEDPAKLREGSNRERMFVVFEVEPPVYSARR, encoded by the coding sequence ATGACCTTCAGGAACACTCGAAACACCGCGCTGATCACGGCCGCCGCTGCCGGCCTTGCCCTGTCCATCACCGGTCTGGCCACCGTCCAGGCCCAGGACTCCAACCGGGGCTACCAACAGGCCGACCGAGAGCAGCAGCAGGATCGCACCTACGTCTTCCAGTCGGCCGAGAAGATTCTCGGCGAGCCGCTCACGAATCGTCAGGGCGACGAACTTGCCACGATCGAAGACATGATCGTGGATCGAGGCACGGGCCGCATCGAGGCCGTCGTCATCCGAGAGGGTGGCTTCCTGGGCTTCGGCGGCACGCACGTCTCGGTACCGTTCGAAGCCTTCTTCGTTGATGCCACGAACATGAACCTGTCCCTGAACGCGAGCGAAGACATGCTCGAGGGCGAGGACAAGGTGCTGCCCAAGGGCTGGCACCGCCTCGAAGACGGATGGGAGCGCAACCTCAGCACGCTGGCAGAGTCCCAGCGCGTGCTCCGCCAGAAGCTGCCCGCCGCCGATGCCGACGCCGAGACAAAGACCATGTCGGGCACCATCGAGAAGGTCGACCGCGTCGACCTGGGCGAGGGCCGGCATTGGATGCGGGTTCGCATCGGCGATGGAAGCGGCCAGCAGGGAAACCAGGGCCGCGACGGCAATCAGGCCCAGGAGACCGGGAACTGGGTGGTGCTCGGCCCGGCTTGGTACACCACCGGCGGCAAGGGCGCGCCCGTGCGCGGCCAGCGGATCGAGGTGGAGGCCTTCCAGGGCTATGACGGCAAGATGTTCGCCAAGACAGCCACCCTCGACGGCGAGCAGGTGACCTACCGCAACGACAAGCTCGAGCCGGCATGGACCAACCGCATGATGCGCTCCGACAGCGAGCGGAGCCCCGGACCCATGGTCCTGATCTCGGACGTCATCGATGAGAACGTGATCTGGGGACGCTCCGACGACGAGGTCGGCGAAGTTTCCGACGCATACCTCGAGTTGACGACCGGTCACGTGGCCGTGCTGGCCATCGAGACCGACGGCGACTGGTGGGGCCAGGACGTGGGCCCGCGGGCCATCCCCTTTGGCATCGCCCGCGTCGGCGAGGACGCCATCACCCTGGACGCTTCCCGAGAGATGCTGGGCGGCGCTCAGGTCCTGCCCGAAGATCCGGCGAAGCTGCGCGAGGGATCGAACCGCGAGCGGATGTTCGTCGTCTTTGAGGTGGAGCCCCCGGTGTACTCGGCCCGCCGCTGA
- a CDS encoding prepilin-type N-terminal cleavage/methylation domain-containing protein, whose protein sequence is MNHHRYRAFTLIELLVVIAIIAILIGILIPSLAGARDVAHTTICAQNLRQMGVAMTVYATDYKEQLWPAEDWAFGRDARGLIDRSDPGVIFDYVEDAHEICGCPKNKRRSGDGRSSGTLYGSFTDLNFDYTMFDEVQGYRLGQEVQVARLIDVRASKPVRMTSSAAETRLTAMRAVPVYIEESVWFYNQQFTEGYWGNLDQITDRHDKGGHILYADGVVEIAKFEKGPRGEKVEEREDFTANCIYARVNNGNADWWKITDRGQSYGWINSPDS, encoded by the coding sequence ATGAACCATCATCGTTATCGCGCCTTCACGCTGATCGAGTTGCTGGTGGTGATCGCCATCATCGCGATCCTGATCGGCATCCTGATCCCCAGCCTGGCTGGCGCCCGGGACGTCGCGCACACGACGATCTGTGCGCAGAACCTTCGGCAGATGGGCGTGGCGATGACCGTGTATGCCACCGACTACAAGGAGCAACTCTGGCCGGCCGAGGATTGGGCCTTCGGGCGTGATGCGCGAGGCCTGATCGATCGATCGGACCCCGGCGTGATCTTTGACTACGTGGAAGACGCTCACGAGATCTGCGGCTGCCCCAAGAACAAGCGGCGGTCGGGCGACGGACGCTCCAGCGGAACGCTGTACGGCTCGTTCACCGATCTCAACTTCGACTACACCATGTTCGACGAAGTGCAGGGCTACCGGCTGGGCCAGGAGGTTCAGGTTGCGCGGCTCATCGACGTGCGTGCGAGCAAGCCCGTCCGCATGACCTCGAGCGCAGCCGAAACGCGCCTGACGGCCATGCGGGCCGTGCCGGTGTACATCGAAGAGAGCGTCTGGTTTTATAATCAGCAGTTCACCGAGGGCTACTGGGGCAACCTGGACCAGATCACTGATCGACACGACAAGGGCGGACACATCCTGTATGCCGACGGCGTGGTGGAGATCGCCAAGTTTGAGAAGGGCCCGCGAGGCGAGAAGGTCGAAGAGCGCGAAGACTTCACCGCCAACTGCATTTACGCACGCGTGAACAACGGCAACGCCGACTGGTGGAAGATCACCGATCGCGGGCAGAGCTACGGCTGGATCAACTCGCCCGACAGCTGA
- the astB gene encoding N-succinylarginine dihydrolase codes for MPTNPAQPATATVEANFDSLVGPTHNYAGLAHGNLLSAEHAGVAAHPKRAALQGLEKMRTLRSLGLTQGILPPQVRPDIAFLRAIGIQGEGPAEVIAAAAKDAPRLLASASSSSSMWAANAATVSPAADTADGRVHLTTANLVTNAHRSIEAEQTTRTLRAIFADENRFAVHPALPPTPDFADEGAANHTRLARTHGDVGVEMFVYGRWGEGEGADGLPQRFPARQTLEACQAISRLHGLDVARVVYSRQHPQAIDAGVFHNDVIAVGNGPVLLAHELAFADRLATYDDIQRACQGLGFEPVIVEVSADEVPIELAVRRYLFNSQLVTLPDGSMALVAPTDCRDEPRVVSAIDRIVADASNPIGAVHYVDVRESMQNGGGPACLRLRVALGPADLQAMNRGVLLTEELGQKLEGWIERHYRETLAPADLADPALLEECRWALDELTGILGLGSIYPFQKAAVTVW; via the coding sequence ATGCCCACCAATCCCGCTCAACCGGCCACCGCCACGGTGGAGGCAAACTTCGATAGCCTCGTCGGTCCGACGCACAACTACGCGGGCCTGGCCCACGGCAACCTGCTGAGCGCCGAGCACGCGGGCGTGGCCGCCCACCCCAAGCGTGCAGCCCTCCAGGGGCTGGAGAAGATGCGGACGCTCCGGTCGCTCGGGCTGACGCAAGGGATCCTGCCGCCACAGGTCAGGCCCGACATTGCCTTCCTCCGGGCGATCGGCATCCAGGGTGAGGGGCCGGCCGAGGTGATCGCGGCCGCGGCCAAGGACGCGCCGCGGCTGCTCGCATCGGCCAGCAGTTCCAGCAGCATGTGGGCGGCCAACGCGGCCACCGTGTCGCCCGCGGCCGACACAGCCGACGGCCGCGTGCACCTGACCACCGCCAACCTGGTGACCAATGCGCATCGTTCGATCGAAGCCGAGCAGACCACCCGGACGCTGCGCGCCATCTTCGCGGACGAGAATCGCTTTGCCGTCCATCCGGCCCTGCCGCCAACGCCGGACTTTGCCGACGAAGGCGCTGCCAATCACACGCGGCTTGCGCGGACGCATGGCGATGTGGGCGTCGAGATGTTCGTCTACGGCCGGTGGGGCGAGGGAGAAGGCGCCGATGGTCTGCCCCAACGCTTTCCCGCCCGGCAGACGCTCGAAGCGTGCCAGGCAATCTCGAGGCTGCACGGCCTGGACGTGGCTCGGGTGGTGTACTCCCGCCAGCACCCGCAGGCGATCGACGCCGGCGTGTTCCACAACGATGTGATTGCTGTCGGAAACGGGCCGGTGCTGCTCGCGCACGAGTTGGCGTTCGCCGACCGCCTTGCGACGTATGACGACATCCAGCGTGCGTGCCAGGGCTTGGGCTTCGAGCCGGTGATCGTCGAGGTGAGCGCCGATGAGGTGCCGATCGAACTGGCCGTACGGCGATACCTGTTCAACAGCCAGTTGGTCACCCTTCCAGATGGCTCAATGGCGCTGGTCGCCCCCACCGACTGCCGAGATGAGCCCCGCGTGGTCTCGGCGATCGATCGGATCGTTGCCGACGCGTCGAACCCGATCGGTGCAGTGCATTACGTCGACGTCCGCGAGAGCATGCAGAATGGTGGTGGTCCGGCGTGCCTGAGGCTGCGAGTTGCACTGGGGCCGGCCGATCTTCAGGCAATGAATCGCGGCGTTCTGCTGACCGAGGAGTTGGGCCAGAAGCTCGAAGGGTGGATCGAGCGACACTACCGCGAGACGCTGGCGCCGGCCGATCTTGCCGATCCGGCTCTGCTCGAGGAGTGCCGCTGGGCGCTTGACGAGCTCACGGGCATCCTGGGCCTGGGTTCGATCTACCCGTTCCAGAAGGCCGCCGTGACGGTCTGGTAA